The genomic region GCACCCATTGTGGTATGAGACCATTACCAGGGCGTGAACCCGGAATTGCTACTACCCGAGATACATATTCACTGGTATTAATTATCGCGCGAAGGGCGCGACGTAAATGTAAGTTAGCTGTTGGTCGATTGGGGCGATGATTAAATTCAATATAAAATATCGCACCATCATCATGACTTTGCATACGTAAGCGGTCGGCAAGAGCACGGTCGATTTGTTCACGGCCAATACCTAAAGTATCAACCTTGCCATCGCGAAAAAGGTTATAGCGCGCACCTAAATCAGTGGTGATATACGGTACTTCAATACGATCAAGTTTAATTTGTTGAGCTCTCCAATAGCGTGGGTTTTTACTTAGGGTTAATTCGGCGCCATGGATCCAACGGGTCAAGATAAAGGGACCATTAGAAATAATATCTTGAGGGTCAGCGGCAAAGCGGTCGGCATGAGCTTTATAGAAATCTTGTCGTACCGGTAAATAAGTCGCGAAGGCGGTTAAACCTAAAAAGTAACCGCAGGGTTTTTCAAATTCGATTTTTAATGTGTAATCGTCAACAGCAGTAACTGCGAGTGTATCTTTTTTAAGCTTGCCGGTGTTTATGCCTTCAGCGTTTTTAACCGGATACATAATAAAGGCATATTCAGAAGCATTGGCTGGGTCGACCACTAGGCGCCAAGCAAAAACAAAGTCATGAGCGGTAACCGGTTTGCCATCAGCCCAAAGTGCATTATGACGTAAATAAAAAGTTGCGCCTTGGTCGTTGATTTCCCATCGTTCAGCAATACCTGGGATTATCTCGCTATTTTTGCCATAACGGGTCAGCCCTTCCATAAGGTGACCAAGCAAAAAGATGCTTTCTTGATCAGTAGAACGGGTCGAGTTGAGTTGCGGGGGCTCGGTGCCAAGCATTAGGTTTAGTACATGCTCATTTTTGTTGGCATATTGTTCTGGTGATGAACAACTAATTAGGATGACGCTTATGAATGTAAAAAAACAGCTGGTAAATAAAATAAAAATTTTGTTAATCATTGCCAACCATACAAAGCATGTTTTGCTAGCTATGTCAGCCTTTGGTG from Deltaproteobacteria bacterium harbors:
- a CDS encoding peptide ABC transporter substrate-binding protein produces the protein MLGTEPPQLNSTRSTDQESIFLLGHLMEGLTRYGKNSEIIPGIAERWEINDQGATFYLRHNALWADGKPVTAHDFVFAWRLVVDPANASEYAFIMYPVKNAEGINTGKLKKDTLAVTAVDDYTLKIEFEKPCGYFLGLTAFATYLPVRQDFYKAHADRFAADPQDIISNGPFILTRWIHGAELTLSKNPRYWRAQQIKLDRIEVPYITTDLGARYNLFRDGKVDTLGIGREQIDRALADRLRMQSHDDGAIFYIEFNHRPNRPTANLHLRRALRAIINTSEYVSRVVAIPGSRPGNGLIPQWVPGIKNRFREEFPLASHTQNIELAKNELELAKNELGGSIPPLYWLTDDGPGTARNTEYFQNIFKNHLGIDIFIDKQIFKERLAKSREGKFDIVSSGWGPDFADPMTYVELFTSWNANNNGKYSDPKYDAFIRQAQATADQQTRMQAMAQAEQIALADVAIIPLFERTVIWAHQPWVHGIVRHVIGPDPDFAFVTISKKN